In Aurantimicrobium minutum, the following proteins share a genomic window:
- the heR gene encoding heliorhodopsin HeR, whose translation MARKIRSEDEQIKRLRVYNIVAGAIHLLQGLAFLFILTKLSSQVMFPVTVDYMTGPPGVDLPTERVTLFEVNLGLGVVAFLFMSAFFHFLISLPGVFTRYANGLKLNHNYFRWTEYSLSSSVMIWLIAQLNGATDFAALFAIFAVNASMIFFGALQEKYEKPGNKKFLPFIFGSMTGIVPWIIIAIYTLQPGSTSAAEVPGFVYGIVISLFIFFNTFAINQVLQYRQIGGWKSYLRGERAYITLSLVAKSVLAWQVFSGALVPLFVS comes from the coding sequence GTGGCTCGCAAAATTCGCAGTGAAGACGAACAAATCAAACGCCTCCGGGTCTACAACATCGTTGCCGGAGCAATACACCTGCTGCAGGGCCTTGCGTTCTTGTTCATTCTCACCAAGCTCAGTTCACAGGTGATGTTCCCGGTCACCGTGGACTACATGACAGGTCCTCCCGGGGTCGATCTTCCCACCGAGCGGGTAACCCTGTTTGAAGTCAACTTGGGTCTGGGAGTTGTGGCGTTCTTGTTTATGTCCGCCTTCTTCCACTTCCTTATTTCACTACCCGGAGTCTTCACCCGCTATGCCAATGGGCTCAAGCTCAACCACAACTACTTCCGGTGGACCGAGTATTCCTTGAGCTCTTCAGTGATGATCTGGCTCATTGCGCAGCTCAATGGCGCGACAGATTTCGCAGCACTGTTTGCCATCTTCGCCGTCAACGCCTCGATGATTTTCTTTGGTGCGTTGCAGGAGAAGTATGAAAAGCCAGGAAACAAGAAGTTCCTGCCATTCATCTTCGGTTCCATGACCGGTATTGTTCCCTGGATTATCATCGCGATTTACACTCTGCAGCCAGGTTCAACCAGCGCTGCAGAGGTTCCCGGCTTTGTTTATGGCATCGTCATTTCACTGTTCATCTTCTTCAACACCTTCGCGATCAACCAGGTGCTGCAGTATCGCCAAATTGGCGGCTGGAAGAGCTACTTGCGCGGTGAGCGTGCATACATCACGCTCAGCCTGGTAGCCAAGAGTGTGCTTGCCTGGCAGGTGTTCTCCGGCGCTCTCGTTCCACTCTTTGTGAGCTAA
- a CDS encoding SOS response-associated peptidase — protein MCGGYALAEPTEVLEDVFHVDVVGENLPVPSWNIRPTNQVPIVVDTIDAQSGAQLRRLESARWSLIPSWVKGEPPKFSTFNARSEDAAAKASWRDAVKSKRCLVPASGYYEWVVEDGVKVPHYIHSDHLIAFAGLYSWWRAAESDPWMLTATILTMPTVPQLAAIHDRNPVPLPEQYWDEWLNPATMGTQELVDAAVAAAIPVASGLSEYAVNPLRGNGPDLIEPR, from the coding sequence ATGTGTGGAGGTTACGCGCTCGCGGAACCCACTGAAGTGCTCGAGGACGTCTTTCATGTGGATGTCGTAGGCGAGAACCTGCCTGTTCCGAGTTGGAATATTCGGCCCACCAACCAAGTACCTATTGTGGTGGACACGATTGATGCGCAATCAGGTGCTCAGCTTCGGCGCTTAGAGAGCGCCCGCTGGTCGCTCATTCCGTCCTGGGTGAAGGGGGAACCACCCAAATTCTCCACTTTCAATGCCCGCAGTGAAGATGCGGCGGCCAAAGCGTCCTGGCGTGATGCGGTCAAGTCCAAGCGCTGTCTTGTTCCTGCCTCCGGATATTACGAGTGGGTTGTCGAAGACGGTGTGAAAGTTCCGCATTACATTCACTCAGACCACCTGATTGCTTTTGCAGGGTTGTATTCGTGGTGGCGAGCTGCCGAGAGTGATCCGTGGATGCTCACTGCGACCATCTTGACTATGCCGACCGTGCCGCAGCTGGCAGCTATACACGATCGCAATCCTGTGCCCCTTCCTGAGCAGTATTGGGATGAGTGGCTCAATCCTGCAACGATGGGGACTCAAGAACTAGTTGATGCCGCTGTGGCAGCAGCAATCCCTGTGGCTTCCGGCTTGAGTGAGTATGCGGTCAACCCTCTGCGCGGTAACGGGCCAGACTTGATTGAGCCTCGCTAA
- a CDS encoding dihydrofolate reductase family protein — MSKIVYFVASSLDGYIADSDGSLEWLTSIEGAPEEITSSFISTVGVQVMGSRTYEWLLENENILSHPEKWSQFFGEMKTVVFSSRSLPAPEMADIAFVDGIPAEHVDEITSRAGDGNIWLVGGGQLASQFLAANLIDCLEITYAPVVLGSGVKLFGDLSDFVRVNIRETLPSGNFIHVKCDVSLTSSGT, encoded by the coding sequence ATGTCTAAAATTGTCTACTTTGTCGCCTCATCCCTTGATGGCTACATTGCTGACTCTGACGGATCACTAGAGTGGCTCACCTCTATTGAGGGAGCTCCCGAGGAAATTACCTCCAGCTTTATCTCAACCGTGGGTGTTCAAGTCATGGGTTCGCGAACCTATGAGTGGCTACTCGAGAATGAAAACATCCTGAGCCACCCAGAAAAATGGTCACAGTTCTTTGGTGAAATGAAAACAGTTGTGTTCAGCTCGCGATCGCTTCCTGCGCCAGAGATGGCAGACATTGCTTTCGTGGATGGGATACCTGCAGAGCATGTAGATGAGATCACCAGCCGTGCTGGTGATGGAAACATCTGGCTGGTTGGCGGTGGTCAACTGGCTTCGCAGTTTCTTGCAGCGAATCTGATTGACTGTCTTGAAATCACCTACGCTCCCGTAGTGCTCGGCAGCGGGGTCAAGCTTTTTGGTGATCTCAGTGACTTTGTTCGGGTAAATATTCGTGAAACACTTCCGAGTGGAAACTTCATTCACGTAAAGTGTGATGTTTCGCTCACGTCCTCAGGCACCTAA
- the ychF gene encoding redox-regulated ATPase YchF: protein MALTIGIVGLPNVGKSTLFNALTKNQVLAANYPFATIEPNIGVVNLPDARLNKLAEIFGSQQLLPAAVSFVDIAGIVKGASEGEGLGNKFLANIREADAIAQVVRGFSDPDVVHVDGKISPASDLETINTELILADLETLEKAITRLEKEVKAKKAEPAALEAAVDAQKVLNEGKLLSVSGIDLAPIKDLGLMTAKPVIFVFNVDESVLTDEAKRAELAALVAPAKAVFLDAKLESELIDLSPEDAAELLASTGQEESGLDQLARIGFDTLGLQTYLTAGPKEARAWTIGKGWKAPQAAGVIHTDFEKGFIKAEIISFEDLVETGSVAEARAKGKARMEGKDYVMQDGDVVEFRFNV, encoded by the coding sequence GTGGCTCTAACTATCGGAATCGTCGGACTGCCCAACGTAGGCAAGTCCACCCTCTTTAACGCACTGACCAAAAACCAGGTTCTCGCGGCGAACTATCCCTTCGCAACAATTGAACCCAACATAGGTGTGGTCAACCTCCCTGATGCACGCTTGAACAAGCTGGCTGAAATCTTTGGCAGCCAGCAGCTGTTGCCAGCTGCGGTGTCCTTTGTTGACATTGCCGGCATTGTGAAGGGTGCCTCCGAGGGTGAAGGTCTGGGAAACAAGTTCCTGGCCAACATTCGTGAGGCAGACGCCATTGCCCAGGTAGTTCGCGGATTCTCTGACCCCGACGTTGTTCACGTTGACGGCAAGATTTCTCCTGCAAGTGACCTCGAGACCATCAACACCGAGCTCATTCTTGCTGACCTAGAAACCTTGGAGAAGGCAATCACGCGCCTCGAGAAGGAAGTCAAAGCGAAGAAGGCAGAACCTGCAGCCCTTGAAGCGGCCGTTGACGCACAAAAGGTGCTTAACGAAGGCAAGCTTCTCTCTGTGTCTGGCATCGATCTTGCCCCCATCAAGGATCTTGGTCTCATGACTGCGAAGCCGGTGATCTTCGTATTCAACGTGGATGAGTCTGTGTTGACCGATGAAGCGAAGCGCGCTGAATTGGCTGCTCTGGTTGCTCCTGCGAAGGCAGTGTTCTTGGATGCCAAACTTGAATCTGAACTTATTGATCTTTCTCCAGAAGATGCTGCTGAATTGCTAGCCTCCACTGGTCAGGAAGAGTCGGGCTTGGATCAACTTGCTCGTATTGGCTTTGACACTCTCGGTCTGCAGACCTATCTCACCGCGGGTCCTAAAGAAGCTCGTGCGTGGACCATTGGTAAGGGCTGGAAAGCTCCCCAAGCAGCCGGTGTGATCCACACTGACTTTGAAAAGGGCTTCATCAAGGCTGAAATCATCTCTTTCGAGGACCTCGTTGAGACCGGTTCTGTTGCGGAAGCTCGCGCCAAAGGCAAGGCGCGCATGGAAGGTAAGGACTACGTCATGCAAGATGGCGACGTGGTCGAATTCCGCTTCAATGTCTAA
- a CDS encoding DUF6186 family protein, whose translation MWNLVAFGYLVIVLTAIAVEIYAQRKPHVIAPMGDMLDHVMKSRTTRVAVIAAWWWFGWHFAFAETVQLTL comes from the coding sequence ATGTGGAATCTCGTTGCGTTCGGTTATCTCGTGATTGTCCTCACAGCAATTGCCGTTGAGATTTATGCTCAGAGAAAACCTCATGTCATTGCCCCAATGGGGGACATGCTCGATCACGTCATGAAGTCACGAACTACCAGAGTTGCCGTCATTGCGGCATGGTGGTGGTTTGGTTGGCACTTTGCCTTTGCTGAAACTGTCCAGTTGACTCTCTAG